ATGAGAGTTATCAAAATTTCCCTCACTGAATCCTGTACCTTCTGGTTGGTGACCACAGCAAGGTGCTTATTCCAGTTCCGCATAACATGCCAGGAACAGAGCAGTCGGTGTTGTACTGGACCCATGACTTGCTCCCATGCATTTCCAAAAGCTGGTGCATCATCCGACATGAAGGCTTTGCAATGTATTACATTTGCCTTTTTTCATTGCCTCTAAAAACCGCACCATTGTTTCTGTGTCAACTCTCTTCGATATAAAGTAGGCACATGGCATGCCAGCTCCATCTTCGGTAACTGTGAGCAAGGTAGTCAGGAAGAACTTATACATGTTCGTGCCGTGCGTCGAATCAATGCAAAGCTTCGCGGAACCCAGCTTTTGAAGGAGTTTCCGCTGAGGCCAAGTCATAAGAGCAAGCTCGAAGTCCTGCTCATAGCTTGATAATTGACCTTGCTTCTTGAAGTATAGCAAGGCTGAGTTGTCTCCTGCTGCCTCCATTTCTTCCACCCACAATTCAACACTTCTGAAGTCACTGGCGTCTCTCTGCTCCTTTTTGCCTATTTTATACTTATCGCGAATGTTGTGGAGGTCCTTCGTGGTGACAAGCTGCCATCTTGATGGTCCATTATTGCCTGCAGCCTTGCCAGCTCGAATCTTAGCTAAAATAGTATTCAGCGGCACTCCTTGGGCCAACTGACCTGATAGAGCATGAAACAAGAATAAACTAAGTAAGAGTTGGAAGCTTTTATTTAACTTTCTTTCATAGTTTAAGCCTTGCAGCAAATTCTTCCAAATGAAAATAGAAAGTGCTGCAAACATTTTGCAAGCAGCCTGTAATGCCACTTCCAATAGATGGGGTTTCCTACGATAACTTTTATAAAGTGGTGCCAATATTGTCTCTGAGGCTGCATAAAAATCACTATTCAAATAAATGAAGCTTGTATTCACAAAGAGGACAAGACATGTATGCAAACCTACCAAGCTATTGCAGCAATTTGATCACATGTAGGAGATCAAGAAATGGGAACACCTCCATATCTGTAATTACATATTCAAATGGATTGTATTgtgcttttttttaaatgagcAGAACAAAACGAAACTAATTAACTTACAAACTATGCCACATACTTCTAATGTATCCCTAGATGCCTAGGCGGCACTTCACAAGGGGCCTTAGATTTGTTACTAAATAGAATTATTGGGGATGCAAACTAGCTTGGACTGTGTGATCAAGACAAAAAAAAGCACTGAATAGCTCAGACAGGAATCGAACTCTTGGTCATTAGACAGCACTGGTACGTGCTTGAACAAAGTTCATTAAAAATACAAGTAACAATGAAAGGCAAGCACATTTTTAAGACTACAAATTTGGTGCCGGGCATTACAAACAATAACAAAAAGCTTGCCTGCGAGTACTTGAGTCTCAACGCTAGATAGCCTCTGGTGTTCTACGTCGCTTTCAGGGTGGCCATAATGTTTCTTCTGAAATGTCACAAACACCTTGTCATCCTTCTCTTTTGCTTGCAGTGATGCAAGGCAGTGTTTGCCTATTTTGCAGGTGCCTTGAGTTTTCCTTCGTCGCTTGCGCTGATCTACAGGAGCACACTTGTAGTTTCCAGAACGGTGACAATAAAAATGATGCTTAACAGCTCCTTGTGTACATTGCCGTTTTCCTGTTGACACATTAAAACTGCTGCCTGTCTCTCTTTCCATATTGTCTTTCCATACAGAAAATTCTGAAATAAACAGCCACAACACCAACATAAGAGCTAAAGCTGCCATTATGTAATGCTATAGTTGCCTACTTTACAATGCTCCAAAAGCAAATATGTAACGATATGTACGTGCTCCAAATTGAATGTTTTTGCTACAGCAGCAATGAGTGCTGTTGACACAGAATGGACTTTATAGGAGTACTGACATGAAATTTTTTACTTCTCATTTGGACTTTTCTTGTGGAAGATGAAGGTCAAGGCCATCAAAACAGTAGAAGAAAACTGAAAGCATCATAGCGACCTAATCAATTTACTATAGCAATTTTTTATACTTAGTTTGTGGCACTCGGGAATTAGATGCGTCATAACACTCTTTCTTGCTTCACTCGTGTGGTTGCTGCACCTGTCGCACGTGAGTGAAAGCAGAATAAACACGCAGAAATCTTGTTTGCAAATCTAGCTCTGGGTCACGAAGACTAGATACGTTCACACCAGGTCTGGCATATTGGAAACTGTAGTGCGAAATTTGAACACATCATTTTACCTGACCTCAATTCCTGTCATCCTTTAACATGCGGGAGGAGTGTGGTAGACTTTCTACAACTTCAATaatgtgtcagtactcctttaataACTGAAACTTATAACCAAAAAGGGGCAAAATAAACCACATTACAGGCCTCTTGGAAGAGGACGGTTCTGAATATAGTGTGCTAAAATGTGCATGTCTACAAGTAATAAGCACTACATAAATAACATCATCCACGCCTAGCCTTTTAAATGTAATGCTGAGTTTTAAGCAACTGGACACTGCCACGCTAGCTCCTGGTGACAACACTTTTGTTGCCACTCTTTGTCCAGTCATTGCAGTTTTTAAACTCAAGTGATTGTACCACTACTGATCGGCTATATGATATCATGACTTAGTTATAAGCAGCGTGCATACAATTCTTTCCGCGTGTTTTCCAGGCGCACTGCTTATCACCAGGCTATTGCACTTTTTAGAGCGCAACGGCAGTAattggacctttttccagtaagcgacccctctagcggccgccacttcaactaaacttgacgggcaagacacatacgctcccgccgcttctcgcctctacgcagagcatgatagcgtttgaccaagcagtctctcgtGACGACCGTCCCTGTTTATTTTCCCCTTTGTCGCTTGTGTTGTTGAAGTAGCTTCTCATCGTCCTGCTCAAGCGCGCGCGTATTTGCTCACGTGTAGCAATAACAtattttacatttaccgacgcgacggcaacatgctgatgcaacgtgcaggccgTTTGTAACCACGATTTGAGAGATGCACCAGCCTATATTCTTcaacagcttggtcagtactttgattcaactggcgaaggcatgtgtgatcgtcaaacgcgccgcggtaggactttcttcaggataaactcgaccggtCGTTcggagtggctcgacttgaaggaggcggtcaacgTATACGCATGCACgtacgtgcttgccctcattAGCGGGCATGTAAGCAGCTCAAAATGCTTAAAaaacaacgtgcaaaacttctgcacacgtatTGCGAGTGTGCTGCAGGGCAAGTGATGTTTTAtctcgagatatgtatcgtatacggcatggtactggggactaagcggacgcaacacagtacggggggctAAGTAGAaggtaagtggacgcaacacgttgttttgtcaggtgggtaaagcttcatttgccttcACAAAGTAAGACTAGCGAGCTTTGTATAATGCGACACCGCaagtgtgtcgctttggcctcgcacgatgcattctgTTCGGctgtggcgagattcttcttttcgtttggccccacgtaaccgtacagctatttccgtcTGCATGCAGTAACGCTTTCTAcagccaatggtaaaatccgtgcggtatacatatccgaagattaaaacatcgccgtgacttcagAGGCAGTCGTAGGGGGAGAAGTGGAATAATCACAGCTAGCGCTAGTGTCATGCTGTTAACAGAACGCAGGCTtccctcactcagcaagaatcgcgtgataactcactgataacatggggtatttttttatttgaaagtgCGCTCCACTCTCGTACAATACGTTCACCATTTCACGCCGGTTTGTAcaatcgacagtacagcaagtgcccggcatgagattcgtcgcaAACGCTGCACCTATCGCTCGAGTATTAGTTCACGGAgtcgttttcatcgacaaaagtgcttgcagtctttcccactaacactgctaagtgtttcctttaaccaatatcctcgcccaaaacacgagaaaaattattgttcagcccctcaagctcaggaaattgccgcggatcatgcaagggttcacgcactcacttcgcacacctgccctgcgataatggcggcgcggcgttgaatgcagctggggcgagggtacgcgcatgcgcatagctgaattaGAAAAAGGTCCATTATTTCTGTACATTGTTCGAAAGTTCGCAAAGAGAGTTTCATTGCATACATGCTGCTTTCGCCTGCCGTCGCCCGCTACAAGCACGCGAGACACCTATAGACCCCCACAGCGCGCTGCCAGAACTTGGCTCCCGACTCGCTGCACGGTTTTGTAGCAAtcccttccgctcgattctaaGCCTCGCTTATCATCCGCCGTTCAcggtcggctgatcccgttgataacgcgggcggagcgtCGCCATGATCACAGACGATGCGCGAAAAGGCAACGAAATCGCAGCCCCAATCAACAGCTATCAAGTGGCCTCATCTCTCTACCAAAAGTACTCATGCGTGTCGTGTACGGCGATAGAATATGGACGCTGAACGAAAATGTTACCGATGAACACTGACAAGACACAGCGCGTAAGCCTACGCCACCTTTGTTCAAAGCTGTAGTGTTCAAAATGGTGGCCATCACAAAGCGCGTGCCTGCTGCTATCGGCCGGCGTACGTTCAAGTTAATGTAAGAATGTATGTCCATTAGACGCGCTCTTCACTTTGTGAACTACTTCAGAAaatgcaggcgaatcgaacggactTAACAGTGCTCGTAGCGACAAAACTGAGAACCTTCGCTCGACTTTTGGACTCGTGCAATTTTCTATATATTGTGCACTTCAATTGCAGCAGGCGTGGCGACAGACACGCATATTTCGTTTCAATAACTTGCACTAAGAAATTAGCGATGAGAATACACAGTACTCAGAATCACTAGGCATGGTTAGTGAGGCAGTCCTGTATTAAGCGACGATCCATTTCACAATGGACAGCTCGAACGCGTGCGCATTTCGGCGCCGCGTGGGAAGTAGAGCTGAAAAGTACGCACCTGACATTGTGTCGAACACCAGGCTTTCCAACTGTTCCTTGAAACCGTGTTCCTTAATGTGGTGCTGTCGTAAATCGTACAGGTTGGCGAAATTCATAGCCTGCTCTGGGCACAGATCGCACACAAGCAGCCCTTTTTCGCTTCGGTTCCGGGCAAGGCTGTCCTTCACGCTTTGCAAGGCTTCTTCGCCGTGCAAATGTCTGACATGTCTCCTTAAGTTACTTGCGTAGGAGAACTCTTGGCTGCAGTAGTCGCAGCAATACGTGGCTTTTGCTGTGCCTCCAGGAGACGTTGTTGACTGAGCATTATCTGATAACTTTGAGGAATCACTACTGCTTGTAGGGGCTTGGGGTGGTAGCATTACCGTGAAGTGGTGACGCAGATCTGGAAGATTGGGCCATTCCGTCCAAAGTAGCAAGTCCAGCTGATTTTTGTGACCAGAAGCAGGCGATGGTTTGACTGAAAAGTCAGGCGCTGCCTGATCGCACACTGTTTAAATTTTGCAAGCGCGCAAATTGCACAGCCTTCCACGGGGAGCGCGCGTTGCTGCTAGCGCTTTGCTGATTGGATCAGGCAGAGCTTTTGCTTGACATCACGCCACTGCACGATACTTTTTTTTGGCACAGCGATTATGCAGAGATATATATAAGGacccatataagggtccagataaaGCCTTATACTACcatatatgactgcaagtaagGCTTTATAACGCCATATAAGGGTACAAATAGGCCTTCT
The DNA window shown above is from Dermacentor silvarum isolate Dsil-2018 chromosome 1, BIME_Dsil_1.4, whole genome shotgun sequence and carries:
- the LOC119439907 gene encoding uncharacterized protein LOC119439907, translated to MLPPQAPTSSSDSSKLSDNAQSTTSPGGTAKATYCCDYCSQEFSYASNLRRHVRHLHGEEALQSVKDSLARNRSEKGLLVCDLCPEQAMNFANLYDLRQHHIKEHGFKEQLESLVFDTMSEFSVWKDNMERETGSSFNVSTGKRQCTQGAVKHHFYCHRSGNYKCAPVDQRKRRRKTQGTCKIGKHCLASLQAKEKDDKVFVTFQKKHYGHPESDVEHQRLSSVETQVLAGKLFVIVCNARHQICSLKNVLAFHCYLYF